In the Acidobacteriota bacterium genome, one interval contains:
- a CDS encoding C40 family peptidase → MGFTRSQIIQSALDLVGVRFLHQGRDPATGLDCVGLLVEVGKRVEYPHVDDVAAYRRVPSAEVIRQMLNATTDEIAMSDVRDGDVYLMRMGGIKPRHVGFAANYNGRASVLHASASGVRVEDKTNFPASWFVAAFRLRGVLD, encoded by the coding sequence ATGGGATTTACGAGATCACAAATTATCCAGTCCGCGCTCGATCTTGTCGGCGTGAGATTCTTGCATCAAGGGCGCGATCCGGCGACCGGCCTTGATTGCGTCGGTCTGCTTGTCGAGGTCGGCAAGCGGGTCGAGTATCCGCACGTCGATGACGTTGCCGCGTATCGGCGCGTCCCGTCCGCCGAAGTGATCCGGCAGATGCTGAACGCGACAACCGACGAAATTGCAATGAGCGATGTGCGCGACGGCGATGTTTACCTTATGAGAATGGGCGGGATCAAACCTCGTCACGTTGGCTTTGCCGCAAACTACAATGGTCGCGCAAGCGTTCTCCACGCTTCGGCTTCGGGCGTTCGCGTCGAGGATAAGACTAATTTTCCCGCTTCGTGGTTTGTTGCCGCGTTCCGGCTTCGGGGGGTGCTTGACTAA